From the genome of Pseudomonas yamanorum, one region includes:
- a CDS encoding YciK family oxidoreductase, which translates to MFDYSARPELLKGRVILVTGAGRGIGAAAAKTYAAHGATVLLLGKTEANLAQVYDEIEAAGQPQPVVIPFNLETALPHQYDELAAMIEKEFGHLDGLLHNASIIGPRTPIEQLSGENFMRVMHVNVNAMFMLTSTLLPLLKLSQDASVVFTSSSVGRKGRAYWGAYGVSKFATEGLMQTLADELDNVAPVRANSINPGATRTSMRAQAYPGENPTDNPTPEEIMPVYLYLMGPDSTGINGQAFDAQ; encoded by the coding sequence ATGTTTGATTACTCCGCACGTCCAGAACTGCTCAAGGGCCGGGTCATCCTGGTCACCGGCGCCGGTCGCGGAATCGGTGCCGCAGCGGCAAAAACCTATGCGGCCCACGGCGCCACCGTACTGTTGCTGGGCAAGACCGAAGCCAACCTGGCCCAGGTGTATGACGAAATCGAAGCCGCTGGCCAGCCACAGCCGGTGGTGATCCCGTTCAACCTGGAGACCGCCCTGCCCCATCAATACGATGAGCTGGCAGCGATGATCGAAAAGGAATTCGGCCACCTCGACGGCCTGCTGCACAACGCCTCGATCATCGGCCCGCGCACGCCCATCGAGCAGTTGTCCGGTGAGAATTTCATGCGGGTGATGCACGTGAACGTCAACGCGATGTTCATGCTGACCAGCACGCTGTTGCCGCTGCTCAAGCTGTCCCAGGATGCATCGGTGGTGTTCACTTCCAGCAGCGTGGGCCGCAAGGGCCGGGCTTATTGGGGGGCGTACGGGGTGTCGAAGTTTGCCACCGAAGGCCTGATGCAAACCCTGGCGGACGAGCTGGACAACGTCGCACCGGTGCGTGCCAACAGCATCAACCCGGGCGCCACCCGCACCAGCATGCGAGCCCAGGCGTATCCAGGGGAGAACCCGACCGATAACCCGACACCGGAAGAAATCATGCCGGTGTACCTGTACCTGATGGGGCCGGACAGTACGGGCATCAATGGGCAGGCGTTTGACGCGCAATAA
- a CDS encoding ABC transporter substrate-binding protein, with the protein MQSRHLKLLAAATLTAWSLTAGIAHAAGVLTIGCREDSTTFDPIKSAQNRDTWVFANVYDTLVRVDNLGTKMEPGLAESWDISKDGLTYTFKLRAAKFSDGSPITADDAAFSLLRIRDNKASLWSDPFSLINTAKAADPQTLVVTLKTPAVAFLSQLASPTVSILSEKAMTKMGEDAYSENPVTSGAFTVDEWRKGDRVILKKNPNFWQASHVSLDGVEWVSVTDDNTRMRMVQNNELDTAIFVPFSRVEELKKDKNVVVHSDPSTREDHLLINHAHGLLAKPEVRQALDMAIDKQSLVKTATFGQGTVAYSYIPKGSLYHYANNLQRPYDPTEAKKLLAAAGAQDLKLNYVVNAGNEADEQIAVMIKDQLAKVGVTANLQKVDPTQSWQMLVDGEYDISVMYWTNDILDPDQKTTFVLGHDTNQNYMTRYKNDKVKDLVAAARIEADPVKREQMYVDLQKMAKQDVNWIDLYYSPYINISRKNVSNFLQNPLGRFTLEEVVKN; encoded by the coding sequence ATGCAATCCCGTCACTTGAAGTTGCTCGCCGCCGCCACACTCACCGCGTGGTCGCTGACCGCCGGTATCGCCCACGCGGCCGGTGTACTCACCATCGGTTGCCGCGAAGACAGCACCACGTTTGACCCGATCAAAAGCGCGCAGAACCGCGACACCTGGGTGTTCGCCAACGTCTACGACACCCTGGTGCGCGTGGACAACCTGGGCACCAAGATGGAACCGGGGCTGGCCGAAAGCTGGGACATTTCCAAGGACGGCCTGACGTACACCTTCAAACTGCGGGCTGCGAAGTTCTCGGATGGCTCGCCGATCACTGCTGACGACGCCGCCTTCAGCCTGTTGCGCATTCGCGACAACAAGGCCTCGCTGTGGAGCGACCCGTTCAGCCTGATCAACACCGCCAAGGCTGCTGATCCGCAGACGCTGGTCGTGACCTTGAAAACCCCGGCGGTCGCCTTCCTCTCGCAACTGGCTTCGCCGACGGTGTCGATCCTGTCGGAAAAAGCCATGACCAAGATGGGCGAAGACGCCTACTCGGAAAACCCGGTGACCTCCGGCGCGTTTACGGTGGACGAGTGGCGCAAGGGCGATCGGGTGATCCTGAAGAAGAACCCGAACTTCTGGCAGGCCAGTCACGTGAGCCTGGATGGCGTGGAGTGGGTGTCGGTCACCGACGACAACACGCGCATGCGCATGGTGCAGAACAACGAACTGGACACGGCGATCTTCGTCCCGTTTTCCCGGGTTGAAGAGCTGAAAAAAGACAAGAACGTGGTGGTCCACTCGGACCCGTCGACCCGTGAAGATCACCTGTTGATCAACCATGCCCACGGCCTGCTGGCCAAGCCGGAAGTGCGTCAGGCGCTGGACATGGCCATCGATAAACAATCGCTGGTTAAAACCGCCACCTTCGGCCAAGGCACCGTGGCCTATTCCTACATCCCAAAAGGCTCGCTGTACCACTACGCCAACAACCTGCAACGCCCGTATGACCCGACCGAAGCCAAGAAGCTGCTGGCTGCGGCCGGTGCCCAGGACTTGAAGCTCAACTATGTGGTCAATGCCGGCAACGAAGCCGACGAGCAGATTGCGGTGATGATCAAGGATCAGTTGGCCAAGGTCGGCGTGACAGCCAACCTGCAAAAGGTCGACCCGACCCAAAGCTGGCAGATGCTGGTGGACGGCGAATACGATATTTCGGTGATGTACTGGACCAACGACATCCTCGACCCGGACCAGAAGACCACCTTCGTGCTGGGCCACGACACTAACCAGAACTACATGACTCGCTACAAGAACGACAAGGTCAAGGACCTGGTGGCGGCCGCACGGATCGAGGCGGATCCGGTCAAGCGCGAGCAGATGTACGTCGACCTGCAGAAAATGGCGAAACAGGATGTGAACTGGATCGACCTGTACTACAGCCCGTACATCAACATCTCACGCAAGAACGTGAGCAACTTCCTGCAAAACCCGTTGGGGCGCTTCACCCTTGAGGAAGTGGTGAAGAACTAA
- a CDS encoding ABC transporter ATP-binding protein, with protein sequence MTLLQVNDLEVRFAAAGSGLFGLNKQWVRAVNGVSLTLAAGETLGLVGESGSGKSTLGRAILHLNPISAGQVVFDGIDMAHAGPVDIARLRHETAMIFQDPYAALNPRLTVGETIAEVLRVQRKVASENIPRRVDELLDLVGLRPELATRKPGSLSGGQCQRVGIARALAVEPRLIIADECVAALDVSIQGQIINLLLELQQRMNLAILFIAHDLAIVRRLCDRVAVMYLGKIVEEGPVEAVFTTPRHPYTAALIQAIPEIDPYRPLPSEPLPGEPPSPLKLPNGCAFHPRCRHARAVCAEVLPPTHVVQTHRYSCVLEEPLL encoded by the coding sequence ATGACGTTGTTACAGGTGAATGACCTTGAAGTGCGTTTTGCCGCCGCTGGCAGTGGCCTGTTTGGCCTGAATAAACAGTGGGTGAGGGCGGTCAACGGCGTGTCGTTGACCCTGGCGGCCGGCGAAACCCTTGGGTTGGTGGGTGAGTCCGGCAGCGGGAAAAGCACACTGGGGCGGGCGATCCTGCACCTCAACCCGATCAGCGCCGGGCAGGTGGTGTTCGACGGCATCGACATGGCCCACGCCGGGCCTGTCGACATCGCGCGTTTGCGGCACGAGACGGCGATGATCTTCCAGGATCCCTATGCGGCCCTGAACCCGCGTCTGACGGTCGGCGAAACCATCGCCGAAGTCCTGCGGGTGCAGCGCAAGGTGGCGTCAGAAAACATTCCACGCCGGGTCGACGAATTACTCGACCTCGTAGGCCTGCGCCCCGAACTCGCCACCCGCAAGCCTGGCTCTCTCAGCGGCGGCCAGTGCCAGCGCGTCGGCATCGCCCGGGCGCTGGCGGTGGAGCCTCGGCTGATCATCGCCGACGAATGCGTGGCTGCCCTGGATGTGTCGATCCAGGGCCAGATCATCAACCTGCTGCTGGAACTGCAACAGCGCATGAACCTGGCGATCCTGTTTATCGCCCACGACCTGGCCATCGTCCGCCGCCTGTGCGACCGGGTGGCGGTGATGTACCTGGGGAAAATCGTCGAGGAAGGTCCGGTGGAGGCGGTATTCACTACGCCGCGCCATCCCTACACCGCAGCGTTGATCCAGGCTATCCCGGAGATTGATCCGTACCGCCCGTTGCCCAGCGAACCGTTGCCGGGCGAGCCGCCGAGCCCGCTGAAGCTGCCCAATGGTTGCGCCTTTCACCCGCGTTGCCGACATGCACGAGCCGTGTGTGCCGAGGTATTGCCGCCGACTCACGTTGTGCAAACGCATCGGTACAGTTGCGTGCTTGAAGAACCTTTGCTTTGA
- a CDS encoding ABC transporter ATP-binding protein has translation MSLLQVQDLSVIANNTGRDVTLVDRVSFNLAEGEILGLVGESGSGKTMACRGLMRLLPSPSLRVQGGSVRLAGKDLLALDDAGMRAVRGGQLGMIFQNPSSHLDPLMRIGEQIAEGIRLHQGASKKDARLQAIEVLRQVGIPDPQARIDNYPHEFSGGMRQRAMIAVALGCNPKVLIADEPTTALDVTVQAQILRLLLDLRDQRGLSIIMITHDLGVVAQTCDSIAVMYAGRLCEHGSKYELLAHPQHPYTAGLIECQPATSSGHALLRTIAGQPPLLDALPKGCRFNPRCPQVGSLCTELLPEGARVACHYPLGVRP, from the coding sequence ATGAGTCTTCTGCAAGTGCAGGACCTGAGTGTGATCGCCAACAACACCGGGCGCGATGTGACCCTGGTGGACCGGGTGTCCTTCAACCTGGCCGAAGGTGAAATCCTCGGTCTGGTGGGCGAAAGCGGTTCGGGCAAGACCATGGCCTGTCGCGGGCTGATGCGTTTGCTGCCGTCCCCGAGCCTGCGGGTGCAGGGCGGTTCGGTACGCCTGGCGGGCAAGGACCTTCTGGCACTGGATGACGCGGGCATGCGTGCGGTTCGTGGCGGGCAATTGGGGATGATTTTCCAGAACCCCAGCAGCCACCTTGACCCGCTGATGCGCATTGGCGAGCAGATCGCCGAAGGCATCCGCCTGCATCAGGGCGCGTCGAAAAAAGACGCGCGCTTGCAGGCTATCGAGGTGCTGCGCCAGGTTGGTATTCCCGATCCCCAGGCGCGAATTGACAACTATCCTCACGAGTTTTCCGGCGGCATGCGCCAGCGGGCGATGATCGCCGTGGCCTTGGGCTGCAACCCAAAGGTGCTGATCGCCGATGAGCCGACCACCGCCCTCGACGTGACTGTGCAGGCCCAGATCCTGCGCTTGTTGTTGGACCTGCGGGACCAGCGCGGCCTGTCGATCATCATGATCACTCACGACCTGGGCGTGGTGGCGCAAACCTGTGACTCCATCGCCGTGATGTACGCCGGGCGCCTGTGCGAGCACGGCAGCAAATACGAGCTGCTGGCGCACCCGCAACACCCGTACACCGCCGGACTTATCGAGTGCCAGCCCGCCACCAGCAGTGGACACGCGTTGTTGCGCACTATTGCCGGGCAACCGCCGTTGCTCGATGCCTTGCCCAAGGGCTGTCGGTTCAACCCGCGTTGCCCGCAAGTCGGCAGCTTGTGCACCGAGCTGTTGCCGGAAGGCGCGCGGGTTGCCTGCCACTATCCCCTGGGAGTTCGCCCATGA